In the Clostridium sporogenes genome, one interval contains:
- a CDS encoding cation:proton antiporter, whose translation MNPFIGVGIALIVGVLFGKIMNRFKIPAVAGYIIAGLVLGVSGFNLENSIMIEKLSFIGDFALGIIAFNIGSELEVSVIKKLGKPIFIIAFFEATLAFAAVTIITLILGEKIYTALILGAVASATAPAATVMVLKEMKAKGPLTTTLLGVVAVDDAICLMIYSVASSLAKVFIANKSISAYSIIVPPLVEIFFSLLAGFVLGAILIYILNKCSRDSEIQTLTLGAIIILTGLCIKFNLSSLLASMCLGITVANLSAHSNEVFSTIENFASPVITAFFVLAGARLDIRMIPKIGILGICYLVFRMIGKVSGASLGATISKAPEAVRKYIGYGLFSQIGVAVGLAIIVSREFKGTGLDTKVLTILLATTIITEIIGPLSTKTAIIKAKEANI comes from the coding sequence ATGAATCCATTTATAGGAGTTGGTATTGCTCTTATTGTTGGTGTGCTTTTTGGAAAGATAATGAATCGATTCAAAATACCAGCAGTAGCGGGTTATATCATTGCTGGATTAGTACTTGGAGTGTCGGGTTTTAATCTAGAAAACAGTATAATGATTGAAAAATTATCTTTTATAGGAGATTTTGCTTTAGGGATTATAGCTTTTAATATAGGTAGCGAATTAGAAGTATCTGTAATAAAAAAATTAGGCAAGCCTATTTTTATAATTGCATTTTTTGAAGCTACTTTAGCATTTGCTGCGGTTACCATAATTACTTTAATATTAGGTGAAAAAATATATACTGCACTAATATTAGGAGCAGTAGCCTCTGCAACAGCTCCAGCAGCTACAGTAATGGTACTTAAAGAGATGAAAGCTAAAGGCCCTTTAACTACTACCTTACTAGGTGTTGTAGCGGTAGATGATGCAATATGCCTTATGATATATTCAGTAGCCTCTTCTTTGGCAAAGGTTTTTATTGCAAATAAATCTATTAGTGCTTATTCCATAATAGTTCCACCCCTTGTAGAAATATTCTTTTCTCTTTTGGCGGGTTTTGTTTTAGGCGCAATCTTAATTTATATACTCAATAAATGCTCTAGAGATTCTGAGATTCAAACATTAACATTAGGTGCAATTATAATACTTACAGGGTTATGTATAAAATTTAATTTATCTTCTCTTTTAGCATCTATGTGTTTAGGTATAACTGTAGCAAACTTATCTGCCCATAGTAATGAAGTTTTTTCTACTATAGAAAATTTTGCTTCACCTGTTATAACAGCATTCTTTGTTTTAGCTGGTGCTAGATTAGATATAAGAATGATACCTAAAATAGGAATATTGGGTATATGTTATCTTGTATTTAGAATGATTGGAAAAGTATCTGGTGCTTCCTTAGGAGCTACAATCTCTAAAGCACCTGAGGCAGTGCGAAAATACATAGGCTATGGACTATTTTCACAGATAGGTGTAGCTGTAGGATTAGCTATTATAGTTAGTAGAGAATTTAAAGGAACTGGTCTTGACACAAAAGTTTTAACTATACTTTTAGCCACTACAATTATTACAGAGATAATAGGACCACTATCTACAAAAACTGCTATAATAAAGGCTAAGGAAGCAAATATATAA
- a CDS encoding polysaccharide deacetylase: MRNSRKNIYSKRKQHDLRNTVTICLLFFSIISTFITGGRLLKVKVENNMLAKKINNMSSENKNIKDENVKLMSNIDKENETYKEKMKHIKIAYLTFDDGPSKNTREILKILKENDIKATFFVNGHPGLEDLYKDIAKDGHVIANHTYSHDYKKVYMSPENFEKDIKKLDKYIEETVGQKPSHIIRYPGGSNNTISHNYGGPGIMKQIIAHMNELGYMHFDWNVDSTDASAFCQRKDKIINSVLTESRGQHKAVILMHDTNPKTTTVQALPEIIKGLKEQGFVFDVITKDTPKTSFTR, encoded by the coding sequence ATGAGAAATTCTAGAAAAAATATTTACAGCAAAAGAAAACAACATGATTTGAGAAATACGGTAACCATATGTTTATTATTCTTTTCAATCATAAGTACCTTCATTACTGGAGGAAGGCTTTTAAAAGTTAAAGTTGAAAATAACATGTTAGCAAAAAAAATTAATAATATGTCTTCAGAAAATAAAAATATAAAAGATGAAAATGTAAAACTTATGTCTAATATAGATAAAGAAAATGAAACATATAAAGAAAAAATGAAACATATAAAAATAGCATATTTAACCTTTGACGATGGTCCATCTAAAAATACTAGAGAAATATTAAAAATATTAAAAGAAAATGATATTAAAGCTACATTCTTTGTTAATGGTCATCCAGGCCTAGAAGATTTATATAAGGATATCGCAAAAGATGGACATGTTATAGCTAATCACACATATAGTCATGACTATAAAAAAGTTTATATGTCTCCTGAAAACTTTGAAAAAGATATAAAAAAATTAGATAAATATATTGAAGAAACTGTAGGTCAAAAGCCAAGCCATATTATTAGATATCCTGGTGGTTCTAATAATACTATAAGCCATAATTATGGTGGACCTGGTATAATGAAACAAATAATAGCTCATATGAATGAATTAGGTTATATGCATTTTGATTGGAATGTAGATTCAACCGATGCCTCAGCTTTTTGTCAGAGAAAAGATAAAATTATAAATTCTGTTCTAACTGAAAGTCGTGGTCAGCATAAAGCTGTAATATTAATGCATGATACTAATCCTAAAACTACAACTGTACAAGCTTTACCAGAAATAATAAAAGGATTAAAAGAACAAGGTTTTGTATTTGATGTAATAACTAAAGACACACCAAAAACAAGCTTTACAAGATAA
- a CDS encoding flavodoxin, translating into MAKVNIIYWSGTGNTEKMAEAIKEGLASAEVKLLSVSDATTKDVEEAEVVVLGCPSMGDEVLEEGEMEPFVDSISNAVKGKKVALFGSYGWGDGQWMRDWEERMESYGAELKTDSLIHQGEPDDSTLEECKAFAQKLV; encoded by the coding sequence ATGGCAAAGGTAAATATAATTTATTGGAGCGGTACTGGTAATACAGAAAAAATGGCTGAAGCTATTAAAGAAGGATTAGCATCAGCAGAAGTAAAACTATTATCTGTATCTGATGCAACTACAAAAGATGTAGAAGAAGCAGAAGTAGTAGTTTTAGGGTGCCCATCTATGGGAGATGAAGTATTAGAAGAAGGCGAAATGGAACCTTTTGTAGATTCTATAAGCAATGCAGTTAAAGGCAAAAAGGTAGCTTTATTTGGATCTTATGGCTGGGGAGATGGCCAATGGATGAGAGATTGGGAAGAAAGAATGGAAAGCTACGGTGCAGAATTAAAAACTGATAGTTTAATACATCAAGGAGAACCAGACGATTCAACACTAGAAGAATGCAAAGCTTTTGCACAAAAGTTAGTATAA
- a CDS encoding DUF5050 domain-containing protein, whose protein sequence is MEDKFVDLNLKFNEEIDERSIHSNILVVKDTSGNIVASHAKVEKKNILNIKIKADEEDMCNEYILEFKECIYSRSGNVFKELNNIKVCLNKGGMENSGERVVKEDNWIYYSGNKNIYTYMDYNPNGEIRKVNLDGSLNIKLCDDFASNIWINGQWLYYINYKGDKEENYLYRIKKDGTLRERLTDTTIDSLAFSDNYIFYSQYISSSSKDNYKIYRIKKDGSNKIDLNDVRGTNITIQGPFLYYLNTDDSYSIYRIRVDGLDINKINNYSSRIFMEIKEGWIYYINEELGNNLYRITLDGNYEEKLNDDNCINAIMDNEYIYYGVNIDNNKTYLYKININGLERKKLCEEDCSRSIVLSKNNIYFSGNNNKGIYKIRKVGGKVSVITKDNALGLDIVGNWLYYYKLNLDELSMKLHRINLYNNIKQEVL, encoded by the coding sequence ATGGAAGATAAATTTGTAGATTTAAATTTAAAGTTTAATGAGGAAATAGATGAAAGATCCATACACTCAAATATTTTAGTCGTAAAAGATACCAGTGGAAATATAGTGGCATCTCATGCAAAGGTGGAAAAAAAGAATATACTTAATATAAAAATAAAAGCAGATGAAGAGGATATGTGTAATGAATATATATTAGAGTTTAAAGAATGTATATATTCACGAAGTGGCAATGTTTTTAAAGAACTAAATAATATAAAAGTTTGCTTAAATAAAGGTGGTATGGAAAATAGTGGTGAAAGGGTAGTGAAAGAAGACAATTGGATTTACTATAGCGGTAACAAAAACATTTATACTTATATGGACTATAATCCTAATGGAGAAATAAGAAAAGTTAATCTTGATGGGTCTTTAAATATAAAACTTTGTGATGATTTTGCAAGTAATATTTGGATAAATGGACAGTGGCTGTATTATATAAATTATAAAGGAGATAAGGAAGAAAACTATCTTTATAGGATAAAAAAAGATGGAACTTTAAGGGAAAGATTAACAGATACTACTATAGATTCTTTAGCATTTTCTGATAATTATATTTTTTATTCACAATATATAAGCTCATCTAGCAAGGATAATTATAAAATATATAGAATAAAAAAAGATGGATCTAATAAAATAGATTTAAATGATGTTAGAGGTACAAATATTACAATACAAGGACCTTTTTTATATTATTTAAATACAGATGACTCTTATTCTATATATAGAATAAGAGTGGATGGATTAGATATTAATAAAATAAATAATTATTCTAGTAGAATTTTCATGGAAATAAAGGAAGGATGGATATATTATATTAATGAAGAACTAGGAAATAATTTATATAGAATAACTTTAGATGGAAATTATGAAGAGAAATTAAATGATGACAATTGTATAAATGCTATAATGGACAATGAGTATATTTATTATGGAGTAAATATAGATAATAATAAAACTTATTTATATAAAATAAACATAAATGGTTTAGAAAGAAAAAAATTATGTGAAGAAGATTGTTCAAGATCTATAGTACTCTCAAAAAATAATATATATTTTTCAGGAAACAATAATAAAGGAATATATAAGATAAGAAAAGTAGGTGGTAAAGTATCTGTTATAACAAAAGATAATGCTTTAGGCTTAGATATAGTAGGAAATTGGCTTTACTACTATAAACTTAATTTAGATGAGTTAAGCATGAAATTACATAGAATAAATTTATATAATAATATAAAACAGGAAGTTTTATAA